GTGGCCGGGCACCGCCCCCGAAATAGGCATAGCCGTCGATGACGTCGCCGTTTCCCATCGCAAAAACATGCAGGCTGTGTGCCTGGGCATTGACGGATATGAACAGCGTGCCGATCAGAACAGAAAATACGCATAAAACGGGAAATCGCGGCATCGATCAGGCCGCATTTCGAAGCGAGCCGACGGGGGCCAACATGACCGGACGGACTTTTTTGACAAGATGCACGGCTGCTGCGGTCAGGATACCTTCAACCACCATGACCGGTATGTGGCTCATGACCACAAGCTTTGCGGTTGGAACAAATTCCTGCCCGCTGGCTGCAAGTGACAGGCCAACCATTATGCTTGAAAGGGCAATGGCACCGGACCCGGCGACAAAACCTGCCAGCAAGATCGATTTACCTTCGGCACGTGTCAGAAACGGTGAAACCAGCCACCACATCAAAACCGCAGGCAGGGCGATGTTGATTGTATTTACACCCAGAACGGTGATGCCGCCGAAACCAAAGAAAACCGCCTGCAATAACAGTCCGATGAATATTGCCGGGAAAACAGCCCAGCCCAGCATCAACCCTGCCAAGCCATTGACGATAAGATGTGCGCTGCTTGGCCCGACAGGAACATGGATCAGGGAAGCAACAAAGAAAACCGCACTCATCATCGCCACACGGGGCATCGCATCAATATCGATTTTACGAAGTCCGTAACCGATACCTGCAACCGCAAAAACGGCGCCGGCTACAACGACTTCACTCGATAGGGCTCCATCGACGATGTGCATGGTCAAATCCCTGTTAAGTGCATTTGCAATCCTGACGTCTACAGGACTGGCCTGCAAACGGATCAATTTACGTGTGCATTTTGTTCTGGTGGGGCAGGCAGGTCATAAATCCTACCTGAAAATCGTAGCGATTTCGCAGTCGCGAAGTCAAGCGGGTTTCATATTTTTTACAAATAAGTATGACAGGCCTGGCGTGTTGCTCGAAAGTCAGTCCATTGGGTCGGTTTTAACCCAGATAACACCGCCGCGTTCGACTGGGACCTGATCATCCGATCCTGGGGCCGTCATCGTGCCATCTTCGACCAAGGCGGCAAACGCCCACCAACCATCATGGGGCATGGCATAGTTGAAAACACCATTGCCATCGGCTTTGATGACCTGCGTTGAAAAACTTTCGTTTGGTAGTGTGATGCTGCCGTCATTGGCATATTCAACCTCGACCTCGGCAAACGGTACCGGTTCGCCGTTATGACGGACAATCCCGCTGAATACATTACCTGTCCAGATGCCATAGGGGCGGGTCAGGGGCTCTATCTCGACCGGGAAGCCAACCATCTGGTCCCATTCTTCACCGGCACCAAACGCATCAATGATCGTTTTGGTGTACTGGATGATGTATTTACCCTCGGACGGTTCGAAATAGGGAATCGGTTCGACATAAAGCGCGTATCCGCCGGGACGATCAATATGGACAGTGGCGTCGAAGGCTGCTTTGCCATCGACCGTCTTTGCCACCAGACTGTCGCCAAGATCGGTTTTATTGCCGTTGGTCTGAATGCCAAACCGAACCGGCCGTGCCATTTCCATTGCCGGGCCATTGGTCATTGGATGGGTAAAGGTCAGGTCGACCTCGATATCGCGACCGGTTTCCTGAGTGACCACGTTGGTTGACGGGATCATCTTCTGGAAGTGGGCCTGTGCAGCATGCTGGGCACCGATCAGCAACCCAAATGAAAAGCCCGCGGTCACGATAAACCGGAAAGGAATCGACATCTTTCTGTCCTGTGAAACTGGAATGATGCCGTACCCTATGGCGACCGATTTGCCGGGTCAATCCATTGAAACAAGATGTTTCATAAAATATTTTAAAACGTATGATTCTCTGGGATTTATCGAAACCGGCGATGAAAGCCGGTTTCGATATGGTCATATGGTCTTGTTAACTGGATGCCTTTATCAGGGGATTGTCATCAATGTCGGTTTCTGATGCCAGTCGCGCATGCTTCTGGCGTTGTTTCTGTCGCCATGTGTCGAGGAACAGCAGGATTGGTGCCGCGATATAGATCGACGATGTCGTGGCAATCACAACGCCGAACACCATCGGAACGGCAAAACTTTCAACGGCAGACCCGCCCCAGATCGCCATTGGCACCATCGCAAAAAGGGTTGTCAGAGATGTGAAAAGGCACCGGGCAAGTGACTGGTTGATCGACATGTCGATGATTTCACGCATCGGCATTTTTCGATAAAGCCGCAGGTTTTCACGCATCCGGTCATAAACCACCACCTTATCATTGACCGAATAGCCGATCAGGGTGAGCAGGGCTGCAATGGCCGTCAGATTGAAGTCGAGCCCCATAATCGCGAAAAAGCCGATGGTCTTGGTCACATCAAGGATCAATGTCACAATCGCGCCAACGGCAAATGGCCATTCAAACCGCCACCAGATATAGCACAGCATCGCGAGGCTTGCGAAGATGACAGCGCTGACACCAGATTGGGCCAATTCACCGCTGACTTTGGGACCAACGACTTCTGTGCGTTCAAAATCTGCTGCCGGATCAATTGATTGCACGGCTTTCTTAACTGTCTCGACGGCTGCTGTCTGTGTCTGTTCGCCGCCTGGCTGACGTTCAACCCGGATCAGGATATGGCCATCCTTGCCGATATCCTGAAGGCTGACATCGCCAAGCCCCAATGTCGAAAGTTCCTGTCGCAAGGCTCCAAGGTCAAGCGGGCTGTTACCGTTATTCGCACTGCCACTGGCAACTTCAACCTGAATGCCGCCCTTGAAATCAACCCCGTAATCAAGACCGGGTTTGAAGAACAATCCGATTGAAATAGCAGACAGCAAAAGCGACATTCCGATGCCGAGAAAACGTGCCCGCATGAAAGAAATGCTGGTTTTTTCGGGCATGAAACGCCAAAGCGGTTCAATGACGAGCTTTTTCATACGGGTGCGCCAGACGATTTCGGTCATGATGACCCGAACCACGGCAACCGCGGTAAACATCGAAATCACGATGCCAAGACCCATGGTGATGGCAAAGCCACGCACCGGGCCGGAC
The Thalassospira xiamenensis M-5 = DSM 17429 DNA segment above includes these coding regions:
- a CDS encoding DUF4198 domain-containing protein, whose translation is MSIPFRFIVTAGFSFGLLIGAQHAAQAHFQKMIPSTNVVTQETGRDIEVDLTFTHPMTNGPAMEMARPVRFGIQTNGNKTDLGDSLVAKTVDGKAAFDATVHIDRPGGYALYVEPIPYFEPSEGKYIIQYTKTIIDAFGAGEEWDQMVGFPVEIEPLTRPYGIWTGNVFSGIVRHNGEPVPFAEVEVEYANDGSITLPNESFSTQVIKADGNGVFNYAMPHDGWWAFAALVEDGTMTAPGSDDQVPVERGGVIWVKTDPMD
- the cbiM gene encoding cobalt transporter CbiM, whose amino-acid sequence is MHIVDGALSSEVVVAGAVFAVAGIGYGLRKIDIDAMPRVAMMSAVFFVASLIHVPVGPSSAHLIVNGLAGLMLGWAVFPAIFIGLLLQAVFFGFGGITVLGVNTINIALPAVLMWWLVSPFLTRAEGKSILLAGFVAGSGAIALSSIMVGLSLAASGQEFVPTAKLVVMSHIPVMVVEGILTAAAVHLVKKVRPVMLAPVGSLRNAA